Within Blastocatellia bacterium, the genomic segment CTCAACCGTCTCGCCCACATCAAGCTGAACGTTGAGCGTCGTCACCTCCGTGACAACCACTGCCACTCCGGTGCGTGTGGCCAGCTTAAACCCCGCTCGATTCACCTGGACGGTATATGAACCTGGCGGGAGCAAGGCAATGCGATAACTCCCATCGGGACCTGAGAGAACCGACCGCGTCTCTCCCGTTGACTCATTCGTCGCCGTCACAGTCGCCTCCGAAACGACAGCTCCTCGCGGGTCAAAGATGGTCCCTGCCAGTGCTCCCGTTGAAGCAGTCTGAGCCCAACCGGGACCCGGTGCGAGGACGGCAACAAAGAGGGAAGCGGCGAAGATAACCGTCCGTATCATGGTGTTTCCTCCCTATCTTGCTTTAACTATATGATGACCAACGTCAGTAACCGCTGCCTTCCCTAAGGATTGGCCGGATGTGCCATTATACCGAGAAAATTTTTCATGTCAACTGAAATTTACAAAATCTTTTGAAAAAACAGTTGCCTTCCCCCCAATCTGCCCGCAGGCAAGCGCCAGAGGCTTTCGGCCAGGGGATACGGGGATCCTCATTGAACATTATAACTCTCGATATTCTAAGTAATTGCACGTTACAGCCAACAGGCTTGAACTGATTGCACCGGAATCACCCAAGGGTGTCTAATGTAAGAGGGTAATCCACAGGGGGAATGTTACATAATTTTTGGCTCATACGTCAAAACACTTTGGTTCACTCAAAAGAAAAATTGACACCACCAGGCGGACTCCACTAGAATGGCAGGCGATGAATGCCGAGCAGAAAAAGCAGCTCCTTACTTTTCTGACATCGCTTGTGGAGGCTCTGGGGAAAGCTCTCGGACCGAACTGCGAGATTGTGCTTCACGATTTCGACCACCCGGAAAGCTCCATTATTGCCATCGCCAATGGACACATTACTGGGCGCAAGGTGGGAGACACACTCGATGTACTGGGGTTCCAGTTATTGCGACAGGGACCAACATCTGACCTGTTCAACTATCGAACGACCACCAAGACGGGGAAAGTCCTGCGATCATCCTCGATTTTCCTCCGCGACGAATCGGGCGAAATCTTTGGCTCGATCTGCATTAACTACGACATTTCGGGCCTGCTGAATCTTCAGGAATGGATAAACCGGGAGCTGCAGACGTCCGACGTTGTCCTGGATGAAAAGTTCGAGCACACGGTCGAAGAGGTGCTGGAAGCCCTTGTGCAAAGTGCTTTGGCAGCAACCGGCAAACCCATTTCTGATCTCACCCGCGAAGAAAAAATTGGTGTCATCGCTCATCTCGAATCCAAAGGGGCATTCCTCATTCGCTATTCCGTTGACCGGGTGGCCGAGTTGCTCAATCTATCCAAGTACACCATCTACAATTACCTGGATGAGATCAAGGCTCGCAGGAGCAGGTCTGAGACCACCGCTTCGCGCACGACGCGAAAAAACTCTGTCTCCTCGGCCGAGACAGGGACCTGATGCTTCGGGATTTCTCCCGACCGACACGGCAGCTTAACTGACCGGATCCGTTACAGGTCCCACCTTTGGCATACGCTCTCCGTTCAGCTCAATTGTCATAGCACGTTCCCATTCCAAAATAGCACGACGGATGGCAACCGGTGTGGCTCAAAGGCTTCGGGAAGCCACGGTATGTTTTGCTCGGGGAGTCGGGCCCAACCTCACCGGGAGCGACACCGCGCCCTCACTACAGGCAGTCCAATCCCAACTCCACCAGCACACGACGTAACAAGCGTCATGCGGATGGGACTGACTGGCCACGTTCGGCGCGTGGGGATTGCCAGAGGGGAGAAGCTGCGCCAGGTGGTGGAGCGGACCTCGACCTCTCTGCACCTGGGCACCGGATGGCCTGGATGGCCGGTTGTATTGCGCGCGGATGTCGGATATGAAGCAGGACTCGCTGGTGGGAGTGGTGCGAGAGAGAAAGCGCAGGGAGTGGAGGTGACGGTTTGAGCCATCGGGTGCAAAAGTCATGGCTGTGGGGAGATACCAAATTGCGGATTGGGAAATGCCGATTTTGGATTGATCAGTTCCGATTCCGTAGCCATTTATCCGCAGTTAATGGGAGTCTTTCAAAAGGCAATTGGTATGAGGGTGATTGGGCAACCGGCGTACTCTGCCGAACTCAACCCCATCGAACGAGTCAGCGAGGGAGGTACCGCCGCTTGGCGTGGAAGGCCAAGTGTTCGGGGATCTCGAGCGGAAGAAAGCCGCCATTGAGCAGCAACGGCACCACCGGGCCGCCGATCCGGAGCGGGTCAAAAGTCTGGCCGAGTGGGTCTGGATACAGGAGGCCGTCACACGCCTTTTTCCAAATGGCTGTTCGTTAGGCAACTGGTATAAGATCATCCCCGAAGGTTCGGGTGGCGAATCCGGTGATTCTCCGAAAGCTGGCCCACGATGGCGAGGAAGTCAAACTTGGCTCCTTCGCTCCTCAACGGATTTGGGCGCGCAGAACCTGCCGCATTTTTTCGATCCGCTCGCGGACTTCCCTGGCGTTGGGGGCGTCGGGAACTTCCTTGAGATACTGTTCCGACTGTTCAATAGCCCTGGCGAGGTCTTTCTGCCGGATGAAGAGATTGGCCAGATGGAGCCGGACGATGGAGACGGCCGGCGGCTCGCCGAGCGACAACGCTTTTTCCCATTCCGCCTGAGCTTTTTGCAACTCGTTCATCTGAAAGAGCGCCAGCCCCAAGAGCATCCGACTCGACCAATTGCCGGGATCCAGCTCGACCGCCCGCTCCAAGGAAGTTACGGCGTCGGCGAACGCCCGCTGCTGAAGGTAGAGCAATCCGATATTGATGTGGGGATGAGGAGCCTGAGGATCAATCTCCAGCGCCCGCCGGAATGTCGCCAGCGCCTCCGAGGAGCGGTTGAGCTTCATGTATTGCACACCGAGATCGTTGAGAGCCTGCACATAATGGGGATGTAGCTCCAGTGCTCGTTGGAAATGAGCGATGGCCTTTTCGGCATTTCCCCGGCGCGCCTCTTTGCTTCCCCGCTCGTATTCTTTTCGTGCCGCCTTGGGGACCGCCGTTGCCAGTGAACTGACCGACACCAGGCCAGCCTTCGGGCGGGAACGAGAGGCCGTTTCTTTCTCGCGCAAGAAGAGATTTTGAGTGAAGGTTCGGGAACTCCGCGAGAAAACTTCAATCCTCTCAACAGCGGTCTCGAATTGATTCGTCTCCCACACGACGATCTCATAATTGCCGTTGGGGACGAAACGAAACTCAAAGTTACCTACCGAGTCGGTGAAGGTCTCGGCAACAATGCTTTGAGCCGATGTTCGAAGAGTGACGCGCAGTGGACCTTCGGCAGGTGCACCGCTTGGCAGGAAAACGCGGCCCCGGATGGAGTGAACGGCGGCACTGCCGGGGACTCCCCGTTCCACCTGCCCCGACTGGGCCGCTGCCAGGCCACTGGCCGTGACCAGGAATACCACCAACATCCCGAAGGGTCTCATCGGTTTCACGCCTCCTGAATACAATCAGTGCGGCTCTTAGTACAATCGAGGCGTCACCGGAGACCTCACTTCGTGATCGGGTCACCCGGGAGGATGCGAGAAATGACGTTTGAGCTTCTCGTAAGTCCTCGGTAAGTCCTCCGGCAGAACGCGGGTTTCACCGATGACGGTGGTGAAATTGGTATCGCCAAACCAGCGCGGCAGGATGTGGAGATGGAAGTGATCGGCGATGCCCGCCCCGGCGGCCCGTCCGAGGTTCATGCCCAGGTTAAAGCCGTGCGGTCGGTAGACCTCATCGAGAACGCGGGCGCACCATTTCGCCAGATCCATCATTTCATCGGTCGTGCTCTTGGGGGCATCGGCAAACGACGCGATGTGGGCAAAAGGTGCGATCATCAGATGGCCGGTCGTATAGGGGTAGAGATTCATGATGATGAAATTCTCCTTCCCCCGATAAAGAATGAGAGCCGCCTCATCGCTGAGCGTTGGAGCCTGGCAGAAGACACAGCCGGTGACAGTTTCTGCTGTCGTGACGTACTGAAATCTCCACGGACTCCAGAGAAAATCCATCGGCCTTACTGATTGATGAGCTCCTTCAGCTCCTTGCCCGGTCGGAAGTAGGGCGTGCGCTTGGCCGGCACATCAACCGCTTCGCCGGTCTTGGGATTGCGACCGCGGCGGGGTCCGCGCTCACGGAATCGAAAGGATCCAAATCCGCGCAGCTCAATTCCCTCTCCGCGCTTGAGAGCGGAGATCATGCTTTCGAGGACCGTCTCGACGATGACCTGCGAATCTTTCCGTGCCAGCTCGGCCATCCGGGCGACTTCATCAATTAAATCGGCCTTGGTCATGGTCTTGCGCGCGCTCGGACGGCTCTCGGCAGGTTTATAGGCTTCACTCTCCATAACTCTCTTCTCCTTGAAAAAGTTGGCCAAAAACTAACAAAAACTCAGTGTCATATCAAGTCGGGGTCACGGACTCCCGGAGCCAGGCGAGATACGACTCCGCACCGGCCACAATGGGCAGAGCGATGATCTCCGGCACCTGATAGCTGTGCAAGGCGGTGACCGTCGCCCTCAGTTCGTCGAAGCGATCACGATGCGTTTTGACGATGAGCACCACCTCCTGATCCCGACAAAGCTCGCCCTGCCAGCGATAGACGGATTCGACGTGAGGAACGAGCGTCACGCATCCGGCCAGACGCCGATTCACCAACTCCTCGGCGATGCGCTGAGCTTCTTCGCGCGTGCTCGTCGTCATCAAGACGACCAAAAAATCATCGTTCATACGCGTTAGAGCTTCAAGAATACAGGTTGAGCGGGCGGGCGAGCAAGCGCACCGGATCATCCACGCCAAGCGCCTCCTTGACATAAAAGGCCTCGCCGTACTCAACATCAATGAGAGCGCCAAAGTAGCGATGGCGGGCCTCAATGCGACGCAGGAAGCTCTCCTGGCTCAATCGGGTTTCCGGTTCCTGATTTTGCGGGTCGTACAACTGGGAGCGATAGGCGCGGATCGCCCGCATTTTTTCCTCGAAGAACTCGCTGATGTCCACGATGAACGTGGGCGTCACCGTGCGCGGGAACAGAAAGTGAGCGATAGCGGAGGGCCGATGGCGTTCGAGCCCGCTCTCGGCATCGAACTTAATGAGTCCCGCCAGGTAGGCTGCCTGGCGGACAATGGCCGATGTGGCAGCGTGATCGGGATGCGGGTCTTCCCAGTAGTGCGTGAGGATCAGCGTAGGCCGATACCGGCGAATCGCCCGCACCACGGCCACTTTCGCTCGCTCATCGCACGTGAGGCGGCCATCGGGGAGTCCCAGGTTCTCCCGCACAGCCAGCCGGAGAATCGCCGTTGCTTCCGCCGCTTCCCGGGCCCGAATGTCGGCCGTCCCTCGCGTGCCCGATTCTCCCCGCGTCATGTCAACCACCCCTGTTCGATATCCCAGGGCTGCCAGCTTGATGAGCGTCCCCCCAATGGAAATTTCCGCATCGTCGGGATGAGCAGCGAACACGAGAACATCCACCCTTTGATCCGTCATCGTTTCACCTCACCGCACAATCTGACGAGCGTCCCGCTCTTTTGAACCCGTCCCCTAGAATCGCAGGAAGGCTCCCAGGCTACCGAGGGCAGCCAGTTTCTCCGCCGCCGGACCTCGAAGTTCCTCCACCGCTCCTCCCCTGGCGAGAACCCGCTCGATAGCCCGGTCGAGAAGATTGGGAGTGGCTTCGAGCGCGCCCCCGCAGTAGAGGCATGCATGAGTGGCCGCGTCCAGATAGAGGGCGCCACAGGCCGTACAGACGGAGCCCTGAAGCATCGAGTTCCTCGCATACAGGAGCCGCCAGACGCGCCCCTCCGAGACCGCCTGAATCGTATCCGCGGCACCGACGGTCGCATTCCCTCCTTTATGGGCCGTCGTCACCAGTTTCTCAACAAGCTCCAGCTCTCTGTTTCGCTCAGTCGCCGCCTCGATTTTCTGCACCTCGGCCAGAATGTCAGATACGGACGCGGTGATGGGAACCGAGATCGTCCCCACGACGCGCGACCGCAACGCCTTCGGCAGGACTCGCTGAAGCTCGCTCACGGCTTCAACCGTCCCGCCCAGCACTAACCGATCAAAGTGATACTGAGCCGCCAGCTCGGTCAGTTTTTCGGCGACGTTCTTGACATGACCGTGAACGTGTTGATCGTGGTGCCGCTGCAGGTTCTTCTGCGACCAGAGCCGATCGGTGCTCGTGGTCACAGTTCGTCGGGGCACCTCGTCGAAGACCTGATGATGTTCCTCGACGTCGCCGAGGTAGACGGTGAACAATCGCGCCCGTTCCTTATCCACCAGCACGACGCCATAGCGCTCATACTCATCGAGCGCCTCGACCAGCGGCTGATAGTACGGCGCAGGAGCGAACCGCGCCACCGAGGGAAGAATGATGGGAAGATCACGATCCCACCAGAATCCCCGACGGGAATCGCTGAAGATGACCAGACTCTTCTTCCGGGGGGTGTAGTCCCGGATAAAACGGAGAACCTTTTCCCGATTCGCTTCGAATTCCGAGCGAAGATGGTTGGAGATGTCCCGTTCAACCTCTTTGAGGAGCTGAGTCGCCGTTCGCTCAAATCCTCGATTGAGATTACCCGGCTTGGACTGATCCACATCAAGATAGAGGCTGAGGACGTGACCCTCGCCCTCAGGTCCGTAACGCTGGAGCATTTCCAGATCCCTGTATGAAACCATTGTTCCCTCCTAACGTCGGTTGCTCTGGATTCCGGAGGAGACACCGATCGGCCCGCTGGGCCGACAGGTGGTCCTTACTCCGATTTTTCCTTCAGCCGCTCCACCGTGAACCGCCAGTACGTCACCGGGGTGCCCGGTGGGATGCCCGCTTTGCGCAACGCCAGCTCGATCTGCCTCTCCACCGTCGTAATTCCCGGCAGATCGGGCAGGAGCAATCCCCTCCGTCCGTCGGCGCTCTCCACAATCAATCCGTAACGCGAAGGATCGAGATCGTTCGGGCCCGCGACCCGCTCCGGCGGGGACAGCACATCAACCGAAAAGACCAACCGATCGAGTTCATCAGCAGTCACCGGAGGAAATCGAGGGTCAGCCGTTGCCGCCGACACGGCATTGTGAATGACTTCCTCGACAATGGTCTTGCGCGTCGGGTGAATCGTTCCCACGCAGCCGCGCAATTCACCGTCGCGGGTCTTGATGCTGACGAAAACGCCCGACGGGCGCGCCCATCGTCCGCTGATGGGCTCCGGAGCCGGCATGATCTTTCCCTGAGAGAGATAATAGGCGACCGATTGCCGGGCCATAGCAGGCAGATCAATCTCCGGTTGGGCTGCTGCCGCCGGTTCAGGAGCGGGATCCAGGCCCGGCGACGCCGCCACGTCGCTTCGTTCCGTTCGATCGCCCTCGGCGGACGGCTCCTTTGATCCATTGTCCGAAGAAGAATAGTCGGCCAGTACGGCCGCCATGTAGCCGACGCCGAACGGACCCTCGTAGGAAAAGACCTCCGTGCGATGGAGTTTCCGGCCGATGGCGCCATAGGCGATGAGCAGCGAACGATAGATGTCCTCGCCGGCTTCCTCCCGCAGATCGGGATCAATGGCGAGAATCTTCTCGAAATCACCTTCTCGAAGAGCGGCGACGATGGCCTCGTCATAGAGATGGGCGCGTTCGCTGAACCCTGCGGGTGCATCCGGCTTCAGCCGATGACTCATGTCTCCACTGGCACAAATGGCCAGGCGGAGGTTCAATTGTGCAGCGGCATCAGCAATCGCCTCGCCAAAGCGGACATGCTCCCTCGCGGGCAAAAAGGAGAGTCCCACCACAGCTACCTTCGATGTCCACCCCGCTTTCACCAGATAGTAGAGTGGAACCATCGTGCCGTGATCGAGTCGCCGACCGGCGGGAATAAGCCAGAGGGGAATGTTTCGCTCCTGGCACAGAGCGGCCAGCCGAGACAGCAAGACGAGGTCATTGCTGATGGTGAACTCCACCTCCGGGGCGCCGAAATCCCAGAAGTCGCCTCGCAATCGGGGTCCACTATAGGCGCTGAATGAACGAGGATCCAGCGGTGCATGAGGACTGATGATGACGACCGTATCCGGTCCAGAAGCTACCAGCCGCTGCATCATCCGCTCAACGCCGCGGACCGTCGCCATGCACTCGGCCAACCGGTCGCCTCCGATCTCCGGGACGATAATTGGCGGATGCGGCGAGACACCGGCAAATACGACAGCCGATCTCATAGGCCTGACCTCCTTGTTGAATCTCGGCGAGCGGCCTGCACTCGAACCCCTGCACCAGCGTCGTCGGCCCCCTCCGGCGACGACCGTCCTCATCCCGCCGGGGGTTGTACATCCCTTTCCGAGGCGGATCCGGTCGGTTCTTCCGCCTCCTGCAGCAGTCGCATGAGTTCCGCCCGATCCAGCGTCTCCCGAACCATCAATTCCTGAGCAATTCGCACCAACGCTTTTTCTCGCTGCACAAGCAGCGACCGCGCTCGATCATACGCCTGGGCGATGAGCCGGTTCACTTCGTCGTCAATGATCTGGGCCGTCTCCTCGCTGAAATCTCGCTCCTCGGCCGCCGGCAGAGGACCGCGCAGAAACTGGCCGTCGAGCGGGCGTCCGAACGTTCGCGGTCCCAAGCGCGTGCTCATGCCGAAACGCGTCACCATCTGCCGGGCGATTTCGGTTGCCTGCTCCAAATCGTTATGCACCCCGGTGGAGGACACCCCGAAGATCAGTTCCTCCGCCGCTCGCCCGCCCAGAAGCACGGCCAGGCGATCCTCGAGTTCCGACTTGGTGTAGAGATAGCGGTCGTCCGCCGGCAGTTGCAACGTAACGCCGAGCGCTCCAATCGAGCGAGGGATGATCGTCACCTTGTGAACCGGATCGGCATGAGGCAGCGACAGCGCCACGAGCGCATGACCAACTTCATGATAAGCGACGCGTTCTTTGATGGCCGGAGACATGGCACGATTCTTTTTCTCCAACCCGAGCATGACGCGGTCAATCGCCTCCTCAAAGTCGCGCATCTCGACCGCCTCCGAGCCTCGTCGGGCGGCCAGAAGCGCCGCCTCATTCACGATATTGGCCAGATCGGCACCCACCATCCCCGGCGTCCGCGCCGCCAGCACGCGGAAATCCACATCGGCCCCCACGCGAACCTTTCGGGCATGGACCTTGAGGATCTCCTCACGACCGGTTATATCCGGGCGATCTACGATGATGCGGCGATCAAATCGCCCGGCCCGGAGCAAGGCCGGATCCAGGATCTCCGGTCGGTTGGTCGCCGCCATGATGATGACGCCCTTGGAGGAATCGAATCCGTCCATTTCGACGAGGAGCTGATTGAGCGTCTGTTCCCGCTCATCATGCGCTCCGATGAAGGCTCCCCCGACGGCCCGCATCTTGCCGATCGCATCGAGTTCATCAATGAAGACGATGCAGGGGGCCTTTTTCTTGGCCTGCTCGAAGAGG encodes:
- a CDS encoding helix-turn-helix transcriptional regulator; translation: MNAEQKKQLLTFLTSLVEALGKALGPNCEIVLHDFDHPESSIIAIANGHITGRKVGDTLDVLGFQLLRQGPTSDLFNYRTTTKTGKVLRSSSIFLRDESGEIFGSICINYDISGLLNLQEWINRELQTSDVVLDEKFEHTVEEVLEALVQSALAATGKPISDLTREEKIGVIAHLESKGAFLIRYSVDRVAELLNLSKYTIYNYLDEIKARRSRSETTASRTTRKNSVSSAETGT
- a CDS encoding tetratricopeptide repeat protein is translated as MLVVFLVTASGLAAAQSGQVERGVPGSAAVHSIRGRVFLPSGAPAEGPLRVTLRTSAQSIVAETFTDSVGNFEFRFVPNGNYEIVVWETNQFETAVERIEVFSRSSRTFTQNLFLREKETASRSRPKAGLVSVSSLATAVPKAARKEYERGSKEARRGNAEKAIAHFQRALELHPHYVQALNDLGVQYMKLNRSSEALATFRRALEIDPQAPHPHINIGLLYLQQRAFADAVTSLERAVELDPGNWSSRMLLGLALFQMNELQKAQAEWEKALSLGEPPAVSIVRLHLANLFIRQKDLARAIEQSEQYLKEVPDAPNAREVRERIEKMRQVLRAQIR
- a CDS encoding HIT domain-containing protein translates to MDFLWSPWRFQYVTTAETVTGCVFCQAPTLSDEAALILYRGKENFIIMNLYPYTTGHLMIAPFAHIASFADAPKSTTDEMMDLAKWCARVLDEVYRPHGFNLGMNLGRAAGAGIADHFHLHILPRWFGDTNFTTVIGETRVLPEDLPRTYEKLKRHFSHPPG
- a CDS encoding HU family DNA-binding protein yields the protein MESEAYKPAESRPSARKTMTKADLIDEVARMAELARKDSQVIVETVLESMISALKRGEGIELRGFGSFRFRERGPRRGRNPKTGEAVDVPAKRTPYFRPGKELKELINQ
- the cutA gene encoding divalent-cation tolerance protein CutA; this translates as MNDDFLVVLMTTSTREEAQRIAEELVNRRLAGCVTLVPHVESVYRWQGELCRDQEVVLIVKTHRDRFDELRATVTALHSYQVPEIIALPIVAGAESYLAWLRESVTPT
- the bshB1 gene encoding bacillithiol biosynthesis deacetylase BshB1, coding for MTDQRVDVLVFAAHPDDAEISIGGTLIKLAALGYRTGVVDMTRGESGTRGTADIRAREAAEATAILRLAVRENLGLPDGRLTCDERAKVAVVRAIRRYRPTLILTHYWEDPHPDHAATSAIVRQAAYLAGLIKFDAESGLERHRPSAIAHFLFPRTVTPTFIVDISEFFEEKMRAIRAYRSQLYDPQNQEPETRLSQESFLRRIEARHRYFGALIDVEYGEAFYVKEALGVDDPVRLLARPLNLYS
- the amrA gene encoding AmmeMemoRadiSam system protein A; translated protein: MRSAVVFAGVSPHPPIIVPEIGGDRLAECMATVRGVERMMQRLVASGPDTVVIISPHAPLDPRSFSAYSGPRLRGDFWDFGAPEVEFTISNDLVLLSRLAALCQERNIPLWLIPAGRRLDHGTMVPLYYLVKAGWTSKVAVVGLSFLPAREHVRFGEAIADAAAQLNLRLAICASGDMSHRLKPDAPAGFSERAHLYDEAIVAALREGDFEKILAIDPDLREEAGEDIYRSLLIAYGAIGRKLHRTEVFSYEGPFGVGYMAAVLADYSSSDNGSKEPSAEGDRTERSDVAASPGLDPAPEPAAAAQPEIDLPAMARQSVAYYLSQGKIMPAPEPISGRWARPSGVFVSIKTRDGELRGCVGTIHPTRKTIVEEVIHNAVSAATADPRFPPVTADELDRLVFSVDVLSPPERVAGPNDLDPSRYGLIVESADGRRGLLLPDLPGITTVERQIELALRKAGIPPGTPVTYWRFTVERLKEKSE
- the ftsH gene encoding ATP-dependent zinc metalloprotease FtsH codes for the protein MDKTTRQKWVFNIFYLILTVGLLISLQQFSPFPRPHPIPYSELLDHLRSGKVAEVWIGESEIRARLREGNRLVVATRLPGIEETSLLKELQERQVKFSGVIERTSWLEQFFLYWVLPLLILGAIWGYGMRRLAQGGSSVLTFGRSKAKIYDTSSDQRVTFADVAGVDEAKAELVEIVDFLKSPARYQRLGGRIPKGVLLVGPPGTGKTLLARAVAGEAGVPFFSISGSEFVEMFVGVGAARVRDLFEQAKKKAPCIVFIDELDAIGKMRAVGGAFIGAHDEREQTLNQLLVEMDGFDSSKGVIIMAATNRPEILDPALLRAGRFDRRIIVDRPDITGREEILKVHARKVRVGADVDFRVLAARTPGMVGADLANIVNEAALLAARRGSEAVEMRDFEEAIDRVMLGLEKKNRAMSPAIKERVAYHEVGHALVALSLPHADPVHKVTIIPRSIGALGVTLQLPADDRYLYTKSELEDRLAVLLGGRAAEELIFGVSSTGVHNDLEQATEIARQMVTRFGMSTRLGPRTFGRPLDGQFLRGPLPAAEERDFSEETAQIIDDEVNRLIAQAYDRARSLLVQREKALVRIAQELMVRETLDRAELMRLLQEAEEPTGSASERDVQPPAG